Proteins encoded in a region of the Sphingomonas jaspsi DSM 18422 genome:
- a CDS encoding SixA phosphatase family protein, with the protein MKTLLLLRHAKSDWSGGEEDFDRPLNERGRAAAARMAAELAGEPIDAVICSPSVRTRQTLELLALRVEPVFEQRIYEAGSDRVIGLIAETDDRLHHLLLIGHMPAIAGAAMNLAGGDTGEGFRRLREGYPTAALAKLNLDVASWRDVRPGCARVERFVRPRELA; encoded by the coding sequence ATGAAAACGCTTCTCCTCCTGCGCCACGCCAAGTCCGACTGGAGCGGGGGTGAGGAGGATTTCGACCGGCCGCTGAACGAGCGCGGCCGCGCCGCAGCGGCGCGGATGGCCGCGGAACTGGCCGGTGAGCCCATCGACGCTGTCATCTGTAGCCCGTCCGTCAGGACGCGGCAGACGCTGGAACTGCTCGCGCTCCGCGTCGAGCCGGTATTCGAGCAGCGCATCTACGAAGCCGGATCCGACCGGGTGATCGGCCTGATCGCCGAAACCGACGATCGCCTCCATCACCTACTGCTGATCGGTCATATGCCCGCAATTGCCGGCGCGGCGATGAACCTGGCCGGCGGCGATACGGGCGAAGGATTTCGGCGATTGCGCGAAGGCTATCCGACGGCGGCGCTCGCCAAGCTCAACCTCGACGTCGCAAGCTGGCGAGACGTGCGGCCGGGCTGTGCGAGGGTCGAGCGGTTCGTCCGCCCGCGCGAATTGGCCTAG
- a CDS encoding ATP-dependent DNA helicase — MPTPLPLPSLHATHAGIWVSSKGEVREASRGEAIGRLAETPHVILNAPLVGQRLGYPDVSGLDLLELYAFVHPARFAVPTVAGMARACGVTPLQGDAEAVGTLIAIAEALLETLADPDWAEREGAWTSNSTLWRLGWGWAPFVGQRLAKPERGERMLFSRLPQWEEQAERAKPRTVTIPPEDAEAKLEALTGRGSEVREGQRRMAGEIARVFNPRRAEGEPNMLLAEAGTGIGKTLAYLAPASLWAERAGGTVWVSTFTKALQRQLDAEGKRLFPDEEERKRRVVIRKGRENYLCLLNLEDAMQGAFSGRAAVLAQLVGRWAAYSKDGDMVGGDLPGWLPSLFRRAGATALTDRRGECVYAGCPHYRKCFIERAERSGREADLVIANHALVMVNAARGRPDAPTRIVFDEGHHLFDAADSTFAAALTGQEAIEIRRWIVGPEGKSRGRRRGLSARLLDVMSYDEEGAMALDAAVEAARALPSDGWIRRLAENDPFGPVETLLSEVRGTVYARADAQDAGYGLETELAEPDGRLVEAAAEAMAAFEALAKPLAALGRRLEAILEDAPDWLDSQARARVEGAINGLTWRRETLGAWIALLGRVGGVADPDFVDWLAIDRVEGREYDIGIHRHWLDPTKPLARAVLEPAHSVLVTSATLRGSEGWDAADARTGAVHLPAPARHFEAASPFDYGANSEVLIVTDIGRGDIPALAGAYARLIEAAGGGTLGLFTAIQRLRAVHARIADRLAREGLPLLAQHVDPIDTGTLVDIFRDDPHASLLGTDALRDGVDVPGESLRLVVMERVPWPRPTVLHAARKLAGGGSAYDDRVVRARLAQAFGRLIRRQGDRGQFVMLSSAFPSRLLSAFPDSVSVHRLTLDQAVVRVEAFARSNALSPPQKVDG; from the coding sequence ACGTGTCGGGGCTCGATCTGCTCGAGCTTTACGCGTTCGTCCACCCGGCGCGGTTCGCGGTGCCGACGGTGGCGGGGATGGCCCGGGCGTGCGGGGTGACGCCCCTGCAGGGCGATGCCGAGGCGGTGGGGACGCTGATCGCAATTGCCGAGGCGCTGCTGGAAACGCTGGCCGATCCGGACTGGGCCGAGCGCGAGGGGGCGTGGACCAGCAATTCGACCTTGTGGCGGTTGGGCTGGGGCTGGGCGCCGTTCGTCGGGCAGCGGCTGGCCAAGCCCGAGCGGGGCGAGCGGATGCTGTTTTCGCGCCTGCCGCAATGGGAGGAGCAGGCCGAGCGCGCCAAGCCGCGGACAGTGACGATCCCGCCTGAGGATGCCGAAGCCAAATTGGAGGCGCTGACCGGGCGCGGCAGCGAGGTGCGCGAAGGCCAGCGGCGGATGGCAGGCGAGATCGCTCGCGTCTTCAATCCGCGCCGGGCGGAAGGCGAGCCGAACATGCTGCTGGCCGAGGCGGGAACGGGCATCGGCAAGACGCTGGCCTATCTCGCGCCGGCCTCGCTGTGGGCCGAGAGAGCGGGCGGGACGGTGTGGGTATCCACCTTCACCAAGGCACTGCAGCGGCAGCTTGATGCGGAAGGCAAGCGGCTGTTCCCCGACGAGGAGGAGCGCAAGCGGCGGGTGGTGATCCGCAAGGGGCGCGAGAATTACCTTTGCCTGCTCAACCTCGAGGACGCGATGCAGGGCGCGTTTTCGGGACGGGCGGCGGTGCTGGCGCAGCTGGTAGGACGCTGGGCGGCGTATTCCAAGGACGGCGACATGGTCGGCGGCGACCTGCCCGGCTGGCTGCCGAGCCTGTTCCGGCGCGCGGGCGCGACGGCACTGACCGATCGGCGCGGGGAATGCGTCTATGCGGGGTGCCCGCATTACCGCAAATGCTTCATCGAACGGGCCGAGCGCTCAGGGCGCGAGGCGGACCTGGTCATCGCCAACCATGCGCTGGTGATGGTCAATGCCGCGCGCGGGCGGCCCGATGCACCGACGCGGATCGTGTTCGACGAAGGCCATCATCTGTTCGACGCGGCGGATTCGACCTTTGCCGCGGCGCTGACCGGTCAGGAGGCGATCGAGATCCGCCGCTGGATCGTCGGGCCGGAGGGCAAGTCGCGCGGCCGGCGGCGCGGGCTGTCGGCGCGACTGCTCGATGTCATGAGTTACGACGAAGAGGGCGCGATGGCGCTCGACGCGGCGGTCGAGGCGGCGCGGGCGCTTCCGTCGGACGGGTGGATCAGGCGGCTGGCGGAGAATGATCCTTTCGGGCCGGTCGAGACGCTGCTGAGCGAGGTGCGCGGCACGGTTTATGCGCGGGCCGATGCACAGGATGCGGGGTACGGGCTGGAAACCGAGCTGGCCGAACCCGATGGGCGGCTGGTCGAGGCGGCAGCCGAGGCGATGGCGGCGTTCGAGGCGTTGGCCAAGCCGTTGGCCGCGCTGGGACGACGACTGGAAGCGATCCTTGAGGATGCGCCGGACTGGCTCGACAGCCAGGCGCGGGCGCGAGTCGAAGGGGCGATCAACGGGCTGACCTGGCGGCGCGAGACGCTCGGCGCGTGGATCGCGCTGCTGGGCCGGGTCGGCGGGGTGGCCGATCCCGATTTCGTCGATTGGCTGGCGATCGACCGGGTCGAGGGCCGCGAATATGACATCGGCATCCATCGCCACTGGCTCGATCCCACCAAGCCACTGGCGCGGGCGGTGCTGGAACCGGCGCACAGCGTGCTGGTGACCAGCGCGACCTTGCGCGGGAGTGAGGGCTGGGACGCGGCCGATGCGCGGACCGGGGCGGTGCACTTGCCCGCGCCAGCCCGGCATTTCGAGGCAGCGAGCCCGTTCGATTATGGCGCCAACAGCGAAGTGCTGATCGTCACCGACATCGGTCGCGGCGACATCCCGGCGCTGGCTGGGGCCTATGCGCGGCTGATCGAGGCGGCGGGCGGCGGGACGCTGGGGCTGTTCACCGCCATCCAGCGGCTGCGCGCGGTCCATGCGCGGATTGCCGACCGGCTGGCACGCGAGGGGCTGCCGCTGCTGGCCCAGCATGTCGATCCGATCGACACCGGCACGCTGGTCGACATCTTCCGCGACGACCCGCACGCCAGCTTGCTGGGCACCGACGCGCTGCGCGACGGGGTCGATGTGCCGGGCGAATCGTTGCGGCTGGTGGTGATGGAGCGCGTGCCCTGGCCGCGGCCGACGGTGCTGCATGCCGCGCGCAAGCTGGCGGGCGGGGGCAGCGCCTATGACGACCGCGTGGTGCGGGCGCGCCTGGCACAGGCGTTCGGGCGCCTGATCCGGCGGCAGGGCGATCGCGGCCAGTTCGTGATGCTGTCGAGCGCCTTTCCCTCGCGATTGCTCTCCGCTTTTCCCGACAGCGTCTCCGTTCATCGATTGACGCTTGATCAGGCAGTCGTGCGGGTCGAAGCTTTCGCCCGTAGTAATGCGTTGAGTCCTCCACAAAAGGTCGATGGATGA